The following coding sequences are from one Saprospiraceae bacterium window:
- a CDS encoding OmpA family protein, whose protein sequence is MKITFNLQFVLLSVVMLTSAFLQAQSLSRFKELAEEAFKRGNYNEAADYYQKSWPKVTKDKGDIFKAGISYFEANRLTEAIQAFSISSEKKKYRKASFLYLAKASVHQGDFRSAIQYYKKYYKDLSKKDLEAKREIQNEVLRCSNGIAMRKKEAVALIEAIGAGVNTVEDEYAVVPSKSRRSRIYFSAVREDNEGGKRNESGEIDLKDGKDRADIFFSSLEQGSWTKPQKANSLIQSSRNDQIIDLVQDGQTLIYFSGWSDNQGLILSDTFHGEKIQNLHYPIQIPMLGEIGDYSGCFFKDSLLVFSSKRMGGYGGYDLYLSLLTDKGWSRPINLGPKVNGPYHEICPYIAQDGRTVYFSSNNLQSIGGFDVFKTAFLPETGGWSFPEQMLMPINSGGDDLFFRLGDDAITAFMTSDRKNLSKGKRDVFSVYFKEERPEQLYTAEISALQEWYNLSDSARLSISANLTVFQDENLNPALIKTIDYQVDALYYKTDNILDENKNQSQLDKIIEILKLHPDLKLQIIAHSYDQIQSAVNLYSSLKRAELIRAALIQKRIDEKRLTIVAAGNSYPIAVSDRSDHVNTALSDRWNKRIEFRFFAPDSSPVRVHYTLPAMQGNVKYAFNSGYPESQSGIRYSILIGESDQLFTHPLIGNNLYPQFAIQEPNRNKTQYYIGNFTSFREAEQVRLKELGDSEAVSRLVVFYQGEKPERKKLIDYVLKQPDIILYMDYLRRN, encoded by the coding sequence ATGAAGATCACTTTTAACTTGCAGTTTGTGCTTTTATCGGTTGTAATGTTGACCTCAGCATTTCTTCAGGCGCAGTCATTGAGTAGATTTAAGGAGTTAGCAGAAGAAGCATTCAAGAGGGGGAATTATAACGAAGCTGCGGATTATTACCAGAAATCCTGGCCAAAAGTCACAAAAGACAAAGGAGATATTTTCAAAGCAGGCATCAGTTATTTTGAGGCCAACAGACTTACAGAAGCGATTCAAGCCTTTTCTATCTCCTCAGAGAAAAAGAAGTATAGAAAAGCGAGTTTTCTATACTTAGCAAAAGCATCTGTTCATCAGGGAGACTTTCGTTCAGCGATTCAGTATTACAAGAAGTACTATAAAGATCTTTCAAAAAAAGATCTTGAAGCTAAAAGAGAGATCCAAAATGAGGTGTTGAGATGTTCTAATGGTATAGCCATGCGCAAGAAAGAAGCCGTTGCGCTAATAGAAGCTATTGGAGCCGGTGTAAATACAGTCGAAGATGAATATGCAGTAGTACCAAGTAAATCGCGCCGATCCAGGATCTATTTCAGTGCTGTAAGAGAGGATAACGAAGGTGGAAAAAGAAACGAATCAGGAGAAATAGATCTCAAGGATGGAAAAGACCGGGCAGATATCTTTTTCAGTAGCCTGGAGCAAGGCTCATGGACTAAGCCACAAAAAGCAAATTCGCTGATTCAGAGTTCTAGAAACGATCAGATCATTGACTTGGTGCAAGATGGGCAAACTTTGATTTATTTCAGCGGTTGGTCGGACAATCAGGGACTCATTTTATCAGATACATTTCATGGGGAGAAAATTCAAAATTTACATTATCCAATCCAAATACCGATGTTAGGCGAAATCGGAGATTATTCGGGATGTTTTTTCAAAGATTCTCTATTGGTGTTCAGCAGTAAAAGGATGGGCGGATATGGCGGATATGATCTTTATTTGTCTTTACTTACAGATAAAGGCTGGTCCAGGCCCATTAATTTAGGACCAAAAGTAAATGGTCCTTATCACGAAATATGTCCTTATATCGCGCAGGATGGCAGGACTGTATATTTTTCTAGCAACAATCTGCAAAGCATAGGAGGCTTTGATGTTTTCAAAACGGCATTTTTACCTGAAACCGGGGGTTGGTCTTTTCCAGAGCAGATGCTTATGCCAATAAATTCGGGGGGAGACGATCTGTTCTTCAGACTAGGAGACGATGCCATCACGGCCTTTATGACTTCTGACCGAAAGAATCTGAGTAAAGGCAAGAGGGACGTTTTTTCAGTTTACTTTAAAGAAGAGAGGCCTGAACAACTTTATACTGCGGAGATCTCTGCTTTGCAAGAATGGTACAATCTTTCAGATAGCGCAAGGCTGTCTATCAGCGCCAATCTCACTGTATTTCAAGATGAAAATTTAAACCCGGCCTTGATTAAAACAATAGACTACCAGGTAGATGCGCTTTATTACAAAACAGATAATATTCTGGATGAAAATAAAAATCAATCTCAGCTGGATAAAATTATTGAAATACTCAAGCTCCATCCAGACCTCAAACTACAGATTATAGCCCACTCTTACGATCAAATCCAATCCGCAGTCAATTTGTATTCTTCGCTCAAACGGGCGGAATTGATCAGAGCTGCTCTGATTCAGAAGAGAATTGATGAAAAGCGCTTAACCATAGTAGCTGCAGGTAATTCATACCCAATCGCGGTCTCGGATCGCTCAGATCACGTGAATACTGCACTTTCAGATCGATGGAACAAAAGGATAGAATTTCGTTTTTTTGCTCCGGATTCAAGTCCGGTACGTGTCCATTATACTTTGCCGGCCATGCAGGGAAATGTCAAATATGCGTTCAATTCCGGATATCCGGAGTCGCAATCCGGGATCCGATATTCAATCCTGATTGGTGAATCAGATCAGCTATTTACTCATCCGCTCATTGGGAATAATCTGTATCCTCAATTTGCAATCCAAGAACCCAACCGAAACAAAACACAATATTACATTGGCAATTTCACCAGCTTTCGCGAAGCAGAACAAGTTCGACTCAAAGAACTGGGCGATTCTGAGGCTGTGTCACGACTGGTAGTTTTTTATCAGGGAGAAAAACCGGAAAGAAAGAAACTAATAGATTACGTATTAAAACAACCAGACATTATACTTTACATGGATTATTTGAGACGGAATTAG
- a CDS encoding EamA family transporter — protein sequence MNVGTGYSIRAHTALIIVAVIYGANYTIAKWIMDPGYLSPIAFVALRIWFAATLFSILFLRKSLLERKDLFTLFVCTLTGVLCNQYLFFEGLANTSPLHAALIMVTTPLMVLWIMVLRGKKLNSYQVWGSVLGFAGAGLLIWSRGNRSDKSFTVWGDILVMINAFIYAYYLIRVPELIKKYGAYKVLSWMFVLAAILVIPFGWRDIVSVQWDSWDAKSWFALGFVLLFTTGIAYFLNTYALLHASPALVSNYIYLQPVCAISISISFQGDRLDLVKLLSAGMIFTGIAISSYKIQNSLNR from the coding sequence GTGAACGTTGGCACTGGTTATTCTATTCGTGCACATACTGCGCTCATTATCGTTGCCGTCATTTATGGTGCGAATTATACCATAGCAAAATGGATTATGGATCCGGGCTACCTGAGTCCAATAGCATTTGTTGCATTAAGGATCTGGTTTGCTGCGACGTTATTCAGCATCTTGTTCTTGAGAAAGTCTTTGCTGGAAAGAAAAGACCTTTTCACCCTTTTCGTTTGTACCCTGACCGGAGTATTGTGCAATCAGTATTTGTTTTTTGAAGGTTTAGCCAATACATCTCCTTTACATGCTGCACTAATAATGGTCACCACGCCACTGATGGTCCTGTGGATCATGGTATTGAGAGGAAAGAAACTGAATAGTTACCAGGTTTGGGGCAGCGTATTGGGTTTCGCCGGAGCGGGCTTGCTTATTTGGAGTCGGGGGAATAGAAGTGACAAATCCTTTACCGTTTGGGGTGATATATTAGTTATGATCAATGCATTCATTTATGCATACTACCTTATTCGCGTACCGGAGCTTATCAAAAAGTATGGCGCATACAAAGTTTTGAGCTGGATGTTTGTGCTTGCAGCCATACTAGTGATACCATTTGGATGGAGAGATATTGTCTCTGTGCAATGGGATAGCTGGGATGCTAAAAGCTGGTTTGCACTAGGATTTGTCTTGCTGTTTACTACAGGAATAGCCTATTTTCTCAATACATATGCATTGTTGCACGCTAGTCCGGCGCTAGTATCCAATTATATCTATCTTCAGCCTGTTTGTGCAATTTCAATATCAATAAGTTTTCAAGGGGATCGACTTGACCTTGTCAAATTGTTGAGTGCGGGGATGATTTTTACAGGAATAGCAATTTCTTCTTACAAAATTCAAAATTCTCTTAACAGGTGA
- a CDS encoding tetratricopeptide repeat protein, whose product MSNKTKPDLMISKLIQEFEHVNSNRTRIQWEEKALLKLINHYERINNFEKALEVIDFALLTFTVKSEFYLHKAQILIALQKPLAAIDILEQALKNNPQDSNLILYKAKAFCTMGEFATALNLIEDIKRSQHKADDVEILLVEAFIQESMKDYDQMFYKLQEALKLNPNNTEALEQIWISVEISKKFEESIRLHKELIDNNPYSYLAWYNLGHAYSCLGMYQQALEALDYSYLINPHFEQACMDCAELALQENLFEKALEYFTEASERFGEDSDLSVNIVECLIKLKRFKEAKSKLHKAITQDPYNDELFYYLGECYSEEKNWTKAIKYYKESLEIDPEREEFHFGIAKVFEMTGNLRKAEFHYRRASYCGQEQSQYWARYISFLIKNNLPEKAQKALLKSDKVSTGADLLYCKAAFHYLQGDEKKTISILEEALVDDFPQRHIFEELAPEFASGQLYTSMLKYFIAEIQ is encoded by the coding sequence ATGTCAAATAAGACGAAGCCAGACCTCATGATTTCAAAACTCATCCAGGAGTTTGAACATGTGAACTCAAACAGAACCAGGATACAGTGGGAAGAAAAAGCACTCTTAAAACTCATCAACCATTACGAACGGATAAATAACTTTGAAAAAGCATTAGAAGTAATTGACTTTGCTTTATTGACATTTACTGTTAAAAGTGAATTTTATTTACATAAAGCTCAAATTCTGATAGCACTTCAAAAACCACTAGCAGCAATTGATATTTTAGAGCAAGCTTTGAAAAATAATCCACAAGACAGCAATCTCATTTTGTATAAAGCGAAAGCCTTCTGCACGATGGGAGAATTTGCGACTGCCTTAAATTTAATCGAAGACATTAAGCGATCCCAGCATAAAGCCGACGACGTCGAAATACTATTAGTAGAAGCGTTTATTCAGGAATCCATGAAAGATTACGATCAAATGTTTTATAAACTTCAAGAAGCTTTAAAACTAAATCCAAACAATACTGAAGCTCTTGAACAAATTTGGATCAGTGTTGAGATATCCAAAAAATTTGAGGAAAGTATCAGATTACATAAAGAATTGATAGATAATAATCCATATTCTTACCTTGCCTGGTATAATCTTGGACATGCATATTCTTGTTTGGGAATGTATCAACAAGCGCTTGAGGCGCTGGATTATTCTTATTTGATCAATCCACACTTCGAACAAGCCTGCATGGATTGTGCGGAATTGGCTTTGCAAGAAAATCTATTCGAAAAAGCACTGGAGTATTTTACTGAAGCCAGTGAAAGATTTGGTGAAGATTCAGATCTCTCCGTAAACATAGTCGAATGTCTGATTAAACTCAAAAGATTTAAAGAGGCAAAATCAAAATTGCACAAGGCAATCACGCAAGATCCATATAATGATGAATTGTTTTATTATTTAGGAGAGTGTTATTCTGAAGAAAAAAACTGGACCAAGGCAATTAAATACTACAAAGAATCTCTCGAAATTGATCCAGAAAGAGAAGAGTTTCATTTTGGAATTGCAAAGGTATTTGAAATGACTGGAAATCTGCGCAAAGCCGAATTTCATTATAGAAGAGCATCATATTGCGGACAAGAGCAAAGCCAATACTGGGCTAGATATATTAGTTTTTTAATCAAGAATAATTTACCGGAAAAAGCACAAAAAGCTTTGTTAAAATCTGACAAAGTAAGTACCGGTGCAGACCTATTATATTGTAAAGCTGCTTTTCATTATTTGCAAGGTGACGAGAAAAAAACGATATCAATTTTGGAAGAAGCATTGGTAGATGATTTTCCTCAACGACATATCTTTGAAGAGTTAGCTCCCGAATTTGCTTCAGGACAACTCTATACTTCTATGTTGAAATATTTCATAGCGGAAATACAGTAG
- a CDS encoding CinA family nicotinamide mononucleotide deamidase-related protein, whose amino-acid sequence MNVSFIGVGDELLLGQVVDTNSVRAAEYLFSLGLSIQKKYCVQDRQEEIIKVLAQASLDSDVILISGGLGPTRDDITKEALAAFLAVPLVYSDRCELHVKQYLEKRGISMNEIQKVQCYIPENAVLLENPLGTALGIFIEHGGKVYCAMPGVPYEMDFILQNSLSEHLGWLGRQGGLLHESILIGGMGETAIAEIIEPLLTDLPEAIKLAYLPSIGTVTLRLTGDEKLGVDLKENIKHYMERIKTALDKNVLADSSLPLALILGRRLKALGLTLSTAESCTGGLISHRISSHSGSSDYFLGGVVSYSNLMKEKVLSVPEQTIEERGVVSEETVKMMLLGACSVSGSDIAIASTGIAGPGGGTEENPVGTIWIAVGNSKQMRVKKLQLKSDRTRNIEAATNQSFLLALEHLQYLQ is encoded by the coding sequence ATGAACGTTTCATTTATTGGAGTAGGTGATGAGCTTTTGCTGGGTCAAGTGGTAGATACAAATTCAGTAAGAGCAGCAGAGTATTTATTTTCTTTAGGTTTATCCATACAAAAAAAGTATTGTGTACAAGACCGCCAAGAGGAAATTATTAAAGTACTTGCACAAGCTTCTTTAGACTCTGATGTGATTTTGATCAGTGGGGGATTAGGTCCGACCAGAGATGATATTACAAAAGAAGCGTTGGCAGCATTTTTAGCTGTACCACTTGTCTATAGCGATAGATGTGAACTCCATGTCAAACAATATTTGGAAAAGCGTGGAATATCTATGAATGAGATCCAGAAAGTTCAGTGTTATATACCTGAAAACGCTGTATTGCTGGAGAACCCGCTTGGAACAGCTTTAGGAATATTCATAGAGCATGGCGGAAAAGTTTATTGTGCAATGCCGGGTGTACCTTATGAAATGGACTTCATATTACAGAATAGTCTGTCCGAGCACTTGGGCTGGCTAGGTCGTCAGGGTGGCTTATTGCATGAATCAATTCTGATCGGTGGCATGGGAGAAACAGCTATTGCTGAAATCATTGAACCCCTTTTGACAGACTTGCCGGAGGCGATTAAACTGGCATATTTACCTTCTATTGGCACAGTAACGTTGAGATTAACAGGAGATGAAAAGCTTGGGGTTGATTTGAAAGAGAACATCAAGCACTACATGGAGCGGATTAAAACTGCACTGGACAAAAATGTGTTGGCAGACAGTTCATTGCCCTTAGCACTAATATTGGGAAGAAGATTGAAAGCATTAGGATTGACTTTGAGTACGGCGGAGAGCTGTACAGGAGGATTGATTTCTCACAGAATAAGCTCTCACTCCGGATCCTCAGATTATTTTCTTGGCGGAGTAGTTAGCTATAGCAATTTAATGAAGGAAAAAGTACTGTCCGTTCCGGAACAAACAATCGAAGAACGTGGTGTTGTAAGCGAGGAAACAGTGAAAATGATGCTACTTGGTGCATGCAGTGTCTCCGGATCGGATATAGCGATTGCGTCAACAGGAATAGCAGGACCTGGTGGAGGTACAGAAGAAAACCCGGTCGGCACAATCTGGATTGCGGTTGGAAACTCCAAACAAATGAGAGTCAAAAAATTACAACTCAAAAGTGATCGCACCAGAAATATTGAAGCTGCGACAAACCAATCCTTCCTCTTGGCATTGGAGCATCTCCAATACCTCCAATAA
- a CDS encoding DUF4230 domain-containing protein, with product MMTQKKSNQVVESTVMLEKLRNVFKIAVIESDYSELITVKDHFWVDISPFRKQAIIRVKATVMAGVNMDSSSVNIFEKEKKIVLSFQSMPDILSIDHQIDYYDLQQGTFNQFTPEEMTKLQTFAKDKIRSAAISSGLLNKAEKRRDEMLQQLELLFKSSGWKLEVVKVQPQYYKG from the coding sequence ATGATGACGCAAAAAAAAAGCAATCAGGTCGTAGAATCGACTGTGATGCTTGAAAAACTCCGCAATGTTTTCAAAATAGCGGTTATTGAATCAGACTACAGTGAACTCATCACAGTCAAAGACCATTTTTGGGTGGACATCAGCCCTTTTCGCAAGCAAGCGATTATCCGTGTGAAAGCTACCGTTATGGCCGGAGTAAATATGGATTCATCTTCTGTCAATATATTTGAAAAGGAAAAGAAAATCGTGCTCAGTTTTCAGAGCATGCCGGATATTTTATCGATAGATCATCAGATAGATTATTATGATTTACAGCAAGGGACTTTCAATCAGTTTACACCAGAAGAAATGACCAAATTACAAACCTTTGCTAAAGACAAGATCCGATCTGCCGCCATCAGCTCGGGTTTACTAAATAAGGCAGAAAAGAGAAGAGATGAAATGTTGCAACAACTAGAACTCCTTTTTAAATCTTCGGGTTGGAAACTGGAAGTCGTTAAAGTACAACCCCAGTATTATAAAGGATAA
- a CDS encoding 2-oxo acid dehydrogenase subunit E2 has protein sequence MAKLELIMPKMGESIIEATILKWLKKEGDPVEAEETILEIATDKVDSEIPSPSKGVMGKLLFDENAVVPVGAVIAHILTGDSSPESEISSKPAPAVSASTTPTPARSIQVSTDQQAQIETENRFYSPLVKSIAKQENISRQELDSIQGTGEGGRVTKRDVIHFLETGRPQSKPSVPTTIIETKSSKSISASSTPTFSSSASMSGAVEIVEMDRMRKLIADHMVMSKQTSPHVTSFVEVDVTGMVKWRDKVKDEFAKKYGQKITFTPLFIEAVCRAIKDYPMINVSVDGNRILVKRDINIGMAAALPSGNLIVPVIKNADRLNLAGLTYQVNDLASRARANKLKPEEIQEGSFTLTNVGTFGNVMGTPIINQPQVAILATGTITKKPAVIETEDGDVIAIRHMMFLSLSYDHRVVDGSLGGSFLKRIGDYLEKFDTKQTI, from the coding sequence ATGGCAAAGTTGGAGTTGATCATGCCTAAAATGGGAGAAAGCATCATTGAAGCGACTATCCTGAAGTGGCTTAAAAAGGAAGGAGATCCGGTTGAAGCAGAGGAAACAATCCTTGAAATTGCAACGGATAAGGTAGATAGCGAAATACCATCACCCTCAAAAGGAGTCATGGGTAAGTTGCTTTTTGATGAGAATGCTGTGGTTCCGGTTGGTGCAGTCATCGCTCATATATTGACCGGGGATTCAAGTCCTGAAAGTGAAATATCAAGCAAACCTGCTCCGGCAGTAAGCGCTTCGACAACACCCACGCCAGCTCGGTCAATTCAGGTTTCAACAGATCAGCAAGCTCAAATTGAAACAGAGAATAGATTTTATTCACCACTCGTAAAAAGTATTGCCAAACAAGAGAATATCAGCAGGCAGGAATTAGATTCGATTCAAGGTACAGGAGAAGGAGGCCGCGTAACAAAGAGAGATGTGATACATTTTCTGGAAACAGGAAGACCACAGTCGAAACCAAGCGTTCCAACTACTATCATTGAAACAAAATCGAGCAAGAGTATTTCGGCTTCTTCAACACCGACATTCAGTTCATCAGCTTCGATGAGCGGAGCTGTTGAGATCGTTGAGATGGATCGCATGAGGAAGCTGATAGCAGATCACATGGTGATGAGCAAGCAGACTTCGCCCCATGTTACTTCATTCGTAGAAGTAGATGTTACCGGAATGGTCAAGTGGAGAGATAAAGTAAAAGATGAGTTTGCAAAAAAATATGGTCAGAAGATCACCTTTACTCCATTATTCATCGAGGCAGTTTGCAGAGCTATCAAAGATTATCCAATGATCAATGTTTCTGTAGATGGAAACAGGATTTTGGTGAAGAGAGATATCAATATAGGGATGGCAGCAGCTCTACCCAGCGGAAATCTTATTGTTCCGGTGATCAAAAATGCAGACAGACTCAATCTTGCCGGCTTGACTTATCAGGTCAACGATCTAGCCTCTCGAGCTCGAGCCAATAAGCTTAAACCTGAAGAAATTCAAGAGGGCAGTTTTACATTAACCAACGTGGGTACATTTGGAAATGTAATGGGCACACCGATCATTAATCAACCCCAAGTTGCAATTCTAGCAACAGGAACCATAACAAAAAAACCGGCGGTAATCGAGACAGAAGATGGAGACGTCATCGCTATACGGCATATGATGTTCCTATCCCTTTCTTACGACCATCGCGTAGTTGATGGATCACTCGGAGGATCTTTTCTGAAAAGAATCGGAGACTATCTCGAAAAATTTGATACCAAACAAACGATCTAA
- the ruvC gene encoding crossover junction endodeoxyribonuclease RuvC, whose product MRLDKNRIIGVDPGTNILGFAIIDYSLSKPKVLTADVLRLKDFELHTDKLREIYLRVQEIIEAYGPAIMSIETPFYGKNPQSMLKLGRAQGVALTAAVVMGLDIYEFSPKKIKQSITGNGNASKQQVFDMLEKTTQFKIEVKYLDASDALATALCCYYFLQNPLPTKSGKSSWASFIKEFPDKIKI is encoded by the coding sequence ATGCGTCTGGATAAAAACAGAATCATAGGTGTCGATCCGGGTACCAATATATTAGGCTTTGCTATTATCGATTATAGTCTATCCAAGCCCAAGGTGTTGACTGCGGATGTTTTGCGCTTAAAGGATTTTGAGTTGCATACAGACAAATTGCGCGAAATATATCTCAGGGTGCAAGAAATTATTGAGGCTTATGGGCCGGCTATCATGTCCATCGAGACGCCATTTTATGGTAAGAACCCACAGTCGATGCTTAAACTGGGCAGAGCTCAAGGCGTAGCACTTACGGCAGCTGTGGTAATGGGCCTGGACATATATGAATTCAGTCCAAAGAAAATCAAACAGTCTATTACAGGAAATGGAAATGCAAGTAAGCAACAAGTATTTGATATGCTTGAAAAGACAACGCAGTTTAAAATTGAGGTCAAATATTTAGACGCTTCCGATGCGCTGGCAACCGCCTTGTGTTGTTATTATTTTCTACAAAATCCTCTACCTACCAAATCCGGCAAAAGCAGTTGGGCTTCTTTTATAAAAGAATTTCCCGACAAAATCAAAATTTGA
- a CDS encoding DUF3108 domain-containing protein produces the protein MRKLVTIKKYVVGIAMIMLLGGLCMSFGQKFDPAMLPFQAKEKLIYKIYYNLNFVWIPAGEVVFEVKDEGDLYHLEVTGRTYPSYEWFYKVRDKYHSYIDKKTLLPKLYIRDVHQGGYRHYEKVVFDYQNNVMRSYLGKTMATTTLKEIPFTETNLYDLVSVMYFLRTIDMNEFRNSKRIKFNMILDNEKYNLAIQFLEDVQKLSVKDSGNFRAVSCKAEVVAGKVFEEDAEMKIFIGDDENKYPVMIETPIAVGSIKAVLKGVEWPKFRQHSKL, from the coding sequence ATGAGAAAATTAGTAACTATTAAAAAATATGTAGTTGGCATAGCCATGATCATGTTATTGGGTGGGCTGTGTATGTCCTTCGGCCAAAAATTTGACCCGGCAATGTTGCCATTTCAGGCTAAGGAAAAGTTGATTTATAAAATCTACTATAACCTCAATTTTGTTTGGATCCCGGCAGGAGAGGTGGTTTTTGAGGTAAAAGACGAGGGAGATCTGTATCATCTTGAGGTGACCGGGAGAACCTACCCCTCTTATGAATGGTTTTATAAAGTGCGAGATAAATATCACTCCTATATCGACAAGAAAACACTCTTGCCAAAACTTTACATCCGCGATGTCCATCAGGGAGGATATCGACACTATGAAAAAGTTGTTTTTGATTACCAGAATAATGTAATGCGCTCTTATCTGGGAAAAACAATGGCTACAACGACGCTGAAGGAAATCCCATTTACAGAGACTAATCTTTATGATTTGGTTTCAGTAATGTACTTTCTGCGAACTATAGATATGAATGAATTCCGAAACTCCAAAAGAATAAAATTTAATATGATACTCGATAATGAGAAATACAATCTCGCCATTCAATTTTTAGAAGATGTTCAAAAATTATCTGTCAAGGATTCTGGAAATTTTCGCGCCGTATCCTGCAAAGCAGAGGTTGTAGCCGGGAAAGTGTTCGAGGAAGATGCAGAAATGAAAATATTTATCGGCGATGATGAAAACAAGTATCCGGTGATGATAGAAACGCCAATAGCCGTAGGATCTATCAAGGCTGTACTGAAAGGAGTAGAATGGCCTAAATTCAGACAACACTCTAAATTGTAG